Proteins encoded by one window of Arabidopsis thaliana chromosome 2, partial sequence:
- the SCRL15 gene encoding SCR-like 15 (SCR-like 15 (SCRL15); INVOLVED IN: signal transduction; LOCATED IN: endomembrane system; CONTAINS InterPro DOMAIN/s: Plant self-incompatibility response (InterPro:IPR010682); BEST Arabidopsis thaliana protein match is: SCR-like 16 (TAIR:AT2G06983.1); Has 35333 Blast hits to 34131 proteins in 2444 species: Archae - 798; Bacteria - 22429; Metazoa - 974; Fungi - 991; Plants - 531; Viruses - 0; Other Eukaryotes - 9610 (source: NCBI BLink).), which yields MRFASLFVVYCTFMFLDISHVKCEVEPVPYCKVITWYDVKCGADGNKTCVDHLIKGHIYDVPVCDCSELTTSGILCTCQHRFPCKEPPPLHRISIRKQIRG from the exons ATGAGATTTGCTAGTTTGTTTGTGGTTTATTGTACTTTCATGTTCCTCGACATAAGCCATGTCAAATGTG AGGTGGAACCGGTGCCATATTGTAAAGTTATCACATGGTACGATGTTAAATGTGGTGCTGATGGAAACAAGACGTGCGTAGACCACCTTATCAAAGGGCATATATATGACGTTCCTGTTTGTGATTGTAGTGAGTTGACGACATCAGGAATTCTCTGCACATGTCAACACCGTTTTCCTTGTAAAGAGCCACCTCCGTTACATCGTATTTCcatcagaaaacaaatccGGGGATAA
- a CDS encoding beta-1,2-N-acetylglucosaminyltransferase II (beta-1,2-N-acetylglucosaminyltransferase II; FUNCTIONS IN: acetylglucosaminyltransferase activity, alpha-1,6-mannosylglycoprotein 2-beta-N-acetylglucosaminyltransferase activity; INVOLVED IN: oligosaccharide biosynthetic process; LOCATED IN: Golgi stack, integral to membrane; EXPRESSED IN: 22 plant structures; EXPRESSED DURING: 13 growth stages; CONTAINS InterPro DOMAIN/s: N-acetylglucosaminyltransferase II (InterPro:IPR007754); Has 211 Blast hits to 180 proteins in 71 species: Archae - 0; Bacteria - 0; Metazoa - 183; Fungi - 0; Plants - 25; Viruses - 0; Other Eukaryotes - 3 (source: NCBI BLink).) codes for MANLWKKQRLRDTGLCRLGILFAVTLSIVLMLVSVPRTALNGSSIDDDLDGLDKDLEAKLNASLLSVARGNRMSLRLHRRNHFSPRNTDLFPDLAKDRVVIVLYVHNRAQYFRVTVESLSKVKGISETLLIVSHDGYFEEMNRIVESIKFCQVKQIFSPYSPHIYRTSFPGVTLNDCKNKGDEAKGHCEGNPDQYGNHRSPKIVSLKHHWWWMMNTVWDGLEETKGHEGHILFIEEDHFLFPNAYRNIQTLTRLKPAKCPDCFAANLAPSDVKSRGEGLESLVAERMGNVGYSFNRSVWENIHQKAREFCFFDDYNWDITMWATVFPSFGSPVYTLRGPRTSAVHFGKCGLHQGRGDEGDCIDNGVVNIEVKETDKVVNIKEGWGVRVYKHQAGYKAGFEGWGGWGDDRDRHLCLDFATMYRYSSSSASP; via the coding sequence ATGGCAAATCTTtggaagaagcagagattGAGAGATACAGGTTTATGTCGTTTAGGGATTCTATTTGCTGTTACTTTGTCTATAGTTCTGATGTTGGTGTCTGTACCTAGAACTGCTTTGAATGGTTCTTCTATTGACGATGATTTGGATGGTTTAGATAAAGATTTGGAAGCTAAGCTTAATGCTTCATTGCTAAGTGTAGCTAGAGGTAATAGAATGTCTCTAAGGTTGCATAGAAGGAACCATTTTTCGCCTAGAAATACGGATCTGTTCCCGGATTTGGCAAAAGATCGTGTGGTTATCGTCTTGTATGTGCATAATCGGGCTCAGTATTTTCGAGTCACAGTGGAAAGTTTGTCGAAGGTTAAAGGTATAAGTGAGACATTGTTGATTGTTAGTCATGATGGTTACTTTGAAGAGATGAATAGGATTGTGGAGAGTATTAAGTTTTGTCAAGTGAAACAGATTTTCTCGCCTTATTCGCCTCATATATATCGTACTAGCTTCCCGGGTGTGACCCTGAATGATTGTAAGAACAAGGGTGATGAGGCAAAGGGGCATTGTGAAGGTAATCCTGATCAGTATGGGAATCATCGGTCTCCGAAGATTGTATCTTTGAAGCATCACTGGTGGTGGATGATGAACACTGTATGGGATGGGTTGGAAGAGACTAAAGGACATGAGGGGCATATCCTTTTCATTGAAGAAGatcattttctgtttcctAATGCCTATCGTAACATACAGACTCTTACGAGGCTGAAACCCGCAAAGTGTCCTGACTGTTTTGCTGCTAATTTAGCACCGTCTGATGTGAAGTCAAGAGGAGAAGGGCTTGAAAGTTTGGTTGCAGAGAGAATGGGAAATGTTGGGTATTCTTTTAATAGAAGTGTGTGGGAGAATATTCATCAGAAGGCAAgagagttttgtttctttgatgatTACAACTGGGATATAACGATGTGGGCAACGGTTTTCCCGTCGTTTGGTTCCCCGGTGTACACATTGCGAGGGCCTAGGACTAGTGCGGTACACTTTGGAAAATGTGGGTTGCATCAAGGTAGAGGAGATGAGGGTGATTGCATCGATAATGGGGTCGTAAACATAGAAGTTAAGGAAACAGATAAAGTTGTGAACATAAAAGAAGGATGGGGAGTTCGGGTGTATAAGCATCAAGCGGGTTATAAAGCCGGTTTCGAAGGTTGGGGAGGTTGGGGCGATGATAGGGACCGACATTTATGTTTGGATTTTGCCACTATGTATCGTTACAGCAGTAGCAGTGCATCTCCATGA
- a CDS encoding BTB/POZ domain-containing protein (BTB/POZ domain-containing protein; CONTAINS InterPro DOMAIN/s: BTB/POZ (InterPro:IPR013069), BTB/POZ fold (InterPro:IPR011333), Kelch related (InterPro:IPR013089), BTB/POZ-like (InterPro:IPR000210); BEST Arabidopsis thaliana protein match is: BTB/POZ domain-containing protein (TAIR:AT5G48510.1); Has 688 Blast hits to 688 proteins in 73 species: Archae - 0; Bacteria - 0; Metazoa - 321; Fungi - 0; Plants - 341; Viruses - 0; Other Eukaryotes - 26 (source: NCBI BLink).), producing MATQTNQDHFSGDLRRSWQKIGKLTYGSRQWIVMMASRSAVLKKMLESDEFKTSAKQVGTITLLEMKQEELEAFVEFLYSDGSMLSSKVKQHARALYRAADKYEILRLRELCRSELISSLNSTNSLNLLELAQIPFDKVLNDAALSYIKTNELMFPSFDEFKLFVDNYPNLAVEVMMASLTRTPSTSCSRCGLITYHNQTGTSCCSCGFDYPRRS from the exons ATGGCAACACAAACCAACCAAGACCATTTCTCTGGGGACTTGCGAAGATCTTGGCAGAAAATTGGCAAGTTGACGTACGGCTCAAGGCAGTGGATAGTGATGATG GCATCAAGATCGGCGGTTTTGAAGAAGATGCTAGAATCAGACGAGTTCAAGACTTCGGCTAAGCAGGTGGGAACAATCACTCTCTTAGAGATGAAACAAGAAGAGCTAGAAGCTTTTGTTGAGTTTCTATATAGTGATGGTTCTATGCTTTCTTCGAAAGTGAAGCAACATGCTCGGGCACTCTATCGTGCGGCTGACAAATACGAGATTCTCCGACTACGAGAGCTATGCAGATCTGAGCTTATATCTTCTCTGAATTCGACGAATTCTCTTAACCTTCTTGAGCTCGCACAAATCCCTTTTGACAAAGTCCTCAACGATGCAGCCCTTagttatattaaaacaaatgaacTTATGTTTCCTAGCTTTGATGAGTTCAAGTTGTTCGTTGATAATTACCCAAATCTTGCCGTGGAGGTAATGATGGCTTCTCTTACTCGGACTCCTAGTACAAGCTGTTCTAGGTGTGGTCTCATAACCTATCATAATCAGACTGGTACAAGCTGTTGTAGTTGTGGTTTTGACTATCCTCGTCGCAGCTAG
- a CDS encoding uncharacterized protein (unknown protein; Has 3 Blast hits to 3 proteins in 1 species: Archae - 0; Bacteria - 0; Metazoa - 0; Fungi - 0; Plants - 3; Viruses - 0; Other Eukaryotes - 0 (source: NCBI BLink).), translated as MMIYTGRSQQMQKLDALRSCPILLIGTMLLLRTL; from the coding sequence ATGATGATATATACAGGTCGTTCACAACAAATGCAAAAGTTGGATGCTCTAAGATCATGTCCAATTCTCTTGATTGGAACTATGCTCTTATTGAGGACGTTATGA
- a CDS encoding uncharacterized protein (unknown protein; FUNCTIONS IN: molecular_function unknown; INVOLVED IN: biological_process unknown; LOCATED IN: chloroplast; BEST Arabidopsis thaliana protein match is: unknown protein (TAIR:AT4G13500.1); Has 50 Blast hits to 50 proteins in 20 species: Archae - 0; Bacteria - 0; Metazoa - 0; Fungi - 0; Plants - 50; Viruses - 0; Other Eukaryotes - 0 (source: NCBI BLink).), translating into MAAKLCIPSSSFSHRTNDSITSSSSSYSSLLALPQFFCPPSPLGFPQFKLHAKLGGGDGEVKPKDKKKFITKDEEPEQYWQSVGEREGENPMKTPLPYIIIFGMSTPFVILAIAFANGWIKVPIR; encoded by the exons ATGGCAGCAAAACTCTGCATTCCCTCTTCTTCGTTTAGCCACAGAACTAATGATTCCATaacctcatcatcttcttcatattcatCATTGCTTGCTTTGCCTCAATTCTTCTGTCCACCATCTCCATTAGGATTCCCACAGTTCAAGCTTCACGCCAAGTTAG GtggaggagatggagaagTGAAGCctaaagataagaagaagttCATTACCAAAGATGAAGAACCAGAACA GTATTGGCAAAGCgttggagaaagagaaggagagaatcCGATGAAGACGCCTCTTCCTTACATTATCATCTTCGGTATGTCAACGCCATTCGTCATCTTAGCCATTGCTTTTGCCAATGGTTGGATCAAAGTTCCCATTCGTTGA
- a CDS encoding uncharacterized protein (unknown protein; LOCATED IN: endomembrane system; Has 30201 Blast hits to 17322 proteins in 780 species: Archae - 12; Bacteria - 1396; Metazoa - 17338; Fungi - 3422; Plants - 5037; Viruses - 0; Other Eukaryotes - 2996 (source: NCBI BLink).), giving the protein MIPMLIKTSAPPIVIAMSMPIVTCYLLTCV; this is encoded by the coding sequence ATGATTCCCATGTTGATCAAGACAAGTGCTCCTCCAATTGTGATTGCAATGAGTATGCCTATAGTCACTTGTTATCTCTTGACTTGTGTATGA
- a CDS encoding BTB/POZ domain-containing protein: MLESDEFKTSAKQVGTITLLEMKQEELEAFVEFLYSDGSMLSSKVKQHARALYRAADKYEILRLRELCRSELISSLNSTNSLNLLELAQIPFDKVLNDAALSYIKTNELMFPSFDEFKLFVDNYPNLAVEVMMASLTRTPSTSCSRCGLITYHNQTGTSCCSCGFDYPRRS; the protein is encoded by the coding sequence ATGCTAGAATCAGACGAGTTCAAGACTTCGGCTAAGCAGGTGGGAACAATCACTCTCTTAGAGATGAAACAAGAAGAGCTAGAAGCTTTTGTTGAGTTTCTATATAGTGATGGTTCTATGCTTTCTTCGAAAGTGAAGCAACATGCTCGGGCACTCTATCGTGCGGCTGACAAATACGAGATTCTCCGACTACGAGAGCTATGCAGATCTGAGCTTATATCTTCTCTGAATTCGACGAATTCTCTTAACCTTCTTGAGCTCGCACAAATCCCTTTTGACAAAGTCCTCAACGATGCAGCCCTTagttatattaaaacaaatgaacTTATGTTTCCTAGCTTTGATGAGTTCAAGTTGTTCGTTGATAATTACCCAAATCTTGCCGTGGAGGTAATGATGGCTTCTCTTACTCGGACTCCTAGTACAAGCTGTTCTAGGTGTGGTCTCATAACCTATCATAATCAGACTGGTACAAGCTGTTGTAGTTGTGGTTTTGACTATCCTCGTCGCAGCTAG